A part of Nitrospira sp. genomic DNA contains:
- a CDS encoding oxidoreductase — protein MRNNESPLGMRRRTVLQAFSLLATAGITGGCDAIGGVFGRMFAVPPRDTTYFTPNSKFYVVNYADGAVSASRDLNIEQWKLHIKGSVQTPMSLGWRDILNRDSYDQISTLMCIDTLPGGDSMGTATWRGISLKKLLLECGADTETARDVVFRGIDGYDDSIPFTRAMQDDVMIAFLMNGEKLPKEHGFPIRLIVPGLYGIKNVKWIVEIEVYPGDYKGYWQRKGWTDDGTIKVFSRIDSPGHYQTLRGPEHTFRGIAFGGPNSIGKVELSFDAGRTWNDCRIEPPMSPYSWVIWTYTWRAPKPGKFQTVVRATDTKGQLQIAEIVRPQPAGASGYHTIISEVEQI, from the coding sequence ATGAGAAACAACGAATCACCACTGGGCATGAGGCGGCGCACGGTTCTACAAGCCTTCAGTCTCCTTGCAACGGCAGGAATAACCGGAGGCTGCGATGCGATCGGCGGCGTCTTCGGACGCATGTTCGCCGTTCCTCCTCGCGACACGACGTACTTCACCCCAAACTCTAAATTTTATGTAGTGAACTACGCCGATGGAGCCGTCTCCGCATCGCGCGATTTGAACATTGAGCAATGGAAACTGCACATCAAAGGATCTGTCCAAACGCCCATGTCGCTGGGCTGGCGTGACATTTTGAACCGCGATTCCTACGATCAAATTTCAACCTTGATGTGCATCGATACCCTGCCAGGGGGCGACAGTATGGGAACGGCAACCTGGCGCGGCATCTCCCTGAAGAAGCTGCTCCTCGAGTGCGGCGCAGATACTGAGACGGCGCGCGATGTCGTCTTTCGTGGCATCGACGGCTACGACGACAGCATTCCCTTCACCCGCGCCATGCAAGACGACGTGATGATCGCCTTTCTGATGAACGGTGAAAAACTCCCTAAGGAACACGGCTTTCCAATCCGCCTCATCGTCCCCGGCCTGTACGGCATCAAAAATGTGAAGTGGATCGTCGAGATTGAAGTCTATCCGGGTGATTACAAGGGCTACTGGCAACGCAAGGGGTGGACCGACGACGGCACGATTAAAGTATTTTCACGCATTGATTCGCCCGGGCATTACCAAACACTACGTGGACCAGAGCACACGTTTCGAGGCATCGCCTTCGGCGGGCCGAACAGCATCGGCAAGGTCGAGTTGAGCTTCGATGCAGGCCGCACGTGGAACGACTGCCGAATCGAGCCACCCATGTCGCCTTACTCCTGGGTCATCTGGACCTATACCTGGCGCGCACCAAAGCCGGGGAAGTTTCAAACCGTCGTTCGCGCGACGGATACGAAGGGGCAGTTACAGATTGCCGAGATCGTGCGACCCCAACCAGCCGGAGCCAGCGGATATCACACGATCATTTCAGAAGTGGAGCAGATCTAG
- a CDS encoding 3-oxoacyl-ACP synthase, which translates to MKKVSTKTRSKTNWTRVDSLSDRNIDYSDIPELDKDFFKSATLVLPEPKTTVTIRLDQRVLEWFKAKGPGYQTRINALLRAYMEAHKS; encoded by the coding sequence GTGAAAAAGGTTTCTACCAAGACGCGATCAAAGACTAATTGGACACGAGTTGATTCCCTGTCGGATCGCAACATCGATTACTCGGACATTCCGGAATTGGATAAAGACTTTTTCAAGTCTGCAACTCTTGTCCTCCCTGAGCCTAAAACCACTGTGACCATTCGGCTTGATCAGCGTGTTCTTGAGTGGTTCAAGGCCAAAGGGCCTGGCTATCAGACAAGGATCAACGCCCTGCTCCGAGCCTACATGGAAGCGCACAAAAGCTGA
- the lspA gene encoding signal peptidase II produces MPRFKRSLLVLLLLIFCVGCDQLTKDVAHQYLALQPPQSWFHDTVRLQYAENTGAFLSLGGDLSEGLRVFLFQVFPALCLVALAMVLFAQPIPLSTAIAWSLVLSGGLGNFLDRIMNDGRVIDFMNLGIGSLRTGIFNVADVCITIGVVLLIFQAVWPHQPALRSEPQR; encoded by the coding sequence ATGCCTCGATTCAAGCGAAGCCTGTTGGTTCTTCTGCTGCTGATCTTTTGTGTAGGTTGTGATCAACTCACGAAAGATGTAGCCCACCAATACTTGGCCCTCCAGCCGCCACAATCATGGTTCCATGATACGGTTCGCCTCCAATATGCAGAGAACACCGGGGCGTTCCTGAGTCTCGGCGGAGATCTCTCCGAGGGGTTACGCGTTTTTCTCTTCCAGGTATTCCCTGCCTTGTGCCTCGTCGCCTTGGCGATGGTTCTCTTTGCTCAACCGATACCGCTGTCCACCGCCATTGCCTGGAGTCTCGTGCTGAGCGGCGGGCTGGGCAATTTCTTGGATCGTATCATGAATGATGGCCGCGTGATCGACTTCATGAATCTTGGCATCGGCAGCCTCCGCACCGGCATCTTCAATGTGGCCGATGTCTGCATTACAATCGGTGTTGTGCTGCTGATCTTCCAGGCGGTTTGGCCCCATCAGCCGGCACTTCGATCTGAGCCCCAGCGCTGA
- a CDS encoding DUF2959 domain-containing protein has protein sequence MLKIVLAVMLLVMPFGLSACDKAYMATMEKMGYAKRDILSSRVKSARDAQEDAKKEIQTTLEQFGQVVSYDGGDLEANYKKLNGELENSEDGAKTVRKKIADVESVADALFSEWETELGQYSNADLRRKSQAKLTQTKSRYKDMLGAMKRAEQRIEPVLKPLRDQVLYLKHNLNARALAAIKGELVKVDAQVDQLVKDMNRSIAEADKFIQSMEKESD, from the coding sequence ATGTTGAAGATAGTTCTTGCCGTCATGCTCCTCGTTATGCCGTTTGGCCTTTCTGCTTGCGACAAGGCCTATATGGCCACCATGGAAAAGATGGGCTATGCCAAACGCGATATTCTGAGCAGCCGGGTCAAGTCCGCGCGAGACGCACAGGAAGACGCAAAAAAAGAAATTCAGACCACGCTGGAGCAATTCGGGCAGGTGGTTTCCTATGACGGCGGCGATTTAGAAGCCAATTATAAAAAACTGAACGGCGAGCTCGAGAACAGCGAAGACGGTGCGAAAACCGTTCGGAAAAAGATCGCCGATGTTGAAAGCGTCGCCGATGCGCTCTTTTCCGAGTGGGAAACGGAACTCGGGCAATATTCCAACGCCGATCTGCGGCGGAAGAGCCAAGCCAAACTCACCCAAACCAAGAGCCGCTACAAAGACATGTTGGGGGCGATGAAACGGGCCGAGCAACGGATTGAGCCGGTCCTCAAACCGCTACGGGATCAGGTGCTCTACCTGAAACACAACCTGAACGCGCGTGCGCTCGCCGCCATCAAAGGCGAACTCGTGAAAGTCGACGCGCAGGTCGATCAATTGGTCAAAGACATGAACCGTTCTATCGCCGAAGCAGACAAGTTTATTCAGTCCATGGAGAAGGAATCAGACTGA